In Pseudomonas sp. GCEP-101, one DNA window encodes the following:
- a CDS encoding GntP family permease, which produces MSVVIALAALALLMLAAYRGYSVILFAPIAALLAVLLTDPSAVAPAFTGVFMEKMVGFVKLYFPVFLLGAVFGKLIELSGFSRSIVAAAIRLLGTSQAMLVIVLVCALLTYGGVSLFVVVFAVYPFAAEMFRQSNIPKRLIPATIALGAFSFTMDALPGTPQIQNIIPTAFFNTTGWAAPWLGLIGSLFVFAVGMLFLRRQAGKARAAGEGYGTELRNEPETADDIRLPHPLLALSPLVLVGVANLLFTHWIPQVYGKTHSLQLAGMAAPVASDVAKLTGIWAVQAALLLGILLVLVTSFAVIRSKIAEGSKTAVAGALLAAMNTASEYGFGAVIASLPGFLVLADALKKIPDPLVNEAITVTTLAGITGSASGGMSIALAAMSEQFIAAAHAANIPLEVLHRVAAMASGGMDTLPHNGAVITLLAVTGLTHREAYKDIFAITLIKTLAVFVVISTFYATGIV; this is translated from the coding sequence ATGAGCGTGGTCATCGCCCTTGCGGCCCTCGCCCTGCTGATGCTCGCCGCCTACCGCGGCTACAGCGTGATCCTCTTCGCCCCCATCGCCGCGCTGCTGGCGGTGCTGCTGACCGACCCATCCGCCGTCGCCCCGGCCTTCACTGGGGTGTTCATGGAGAAGATGGTTGGCTTCGTCAAACTCTACTTCCCGGTGTTCCTGCTCGGCGCGGTGTTCGGCAAGCTGATCGAGCTGTCGGGCTTCTCGCGCTCCATCGTCGCCGCCGCCATCCGCCTGCTCGGCACGAGCCAGGCGATGCTGGTGATCGTGCTGGTCTGTGCCCTGCTCACCTACGGCGGCGTGTCGCTGTTCGTCGTGGTGTTCGCGGTCTACCCCTTCGCCGCCGAGATGTTCCGCCAGAGCAACATTCCCAAGCGGCTGATCCCGGCGACCATCGCCCTGGGCGCGTTCAGCTTCACCATGGATGCCCTGCCCGGCACCCCGCAGATCCAGAACATCATCCCCACCGCCTTCTTCAACACCACCGGCTGGGCCGCGCCCTGGCTGGGGCTGATCGGCAGCCTGTTCGTCTTCGCCGTGGGCATGCTGTTCCTGCGCCGCCAGGCCGGCAAGGCGCGCGCCGCCGGCGAAGGCTACGGGACCGAGCTGCGCAACGAGCCGGAAACCGCCGATGACATCCGGCTGCCCCACCCGCTGCTGGCGCTCTCGCCGCTGGTGCTGGTGGGCGTCGCCAACCTGCTGTTCACCCACTGGATTCCCCAGGTCTACGGCAAGACCCACAGCCTGCAACTGGCCGGCATGGCCGCGCCAGTGGCCAGCGACGTGGCCAAGCTGACCGGCATCTGGGCGGTGCAGGCGGCGCTGCTGCTGGGCATCCTGCTGGTGCTGGTGACCAGCTTCGCGGTGATCCGCAGCAAGATCGCCGAGGGCAGCAAGACCGCCGTGGCCGGCGCGCTGCTGGCAGCCATGAATACCGCCTCGGAATACGGTTTCGGCGCGGTGATCGCCTCCCTGCCCGGCTTCCTGGTATTGGCCGACGCGCTGAAGAAGATCCCCGATCCGCTGGTCAACGAGGCCATCACCGTCACCACCCTGGCCGGCATCACCGGTTCGGCGTCGGGCGGCATGAGCATCGCCCTGGCGGCCATGTCCGAGCAGTTCATCGCCGCCGCCCACGCCGCCAACATCCCGCTGGAGGTGCTGCACCGGGTCGCGGCCATGGCCTCCGGCGGCATGGACACCCTGCCGCACAACGGCGCGGTGATCACCCTGCTGGCGGTCACCGGCCTCACCCACCGCGAGGCCTACAAGGACATCTTCGCCATCACCCTGATCAAGACCCTCGCGGTGTTCGTGGTGATAAGCACCTTCTACGCCACCGGCATCGTCTGA
- a CDS encoding carboxyl transferase domain-containing protein — protein MTILGTQLNTRSPEYAANAATMLENVQDLRALLGRVHEGGGAAAQAKHTARGKLLVRERINRLLDAGSPFLEVSALAAHEVYGEDVAAAGVVAGIGRVEGVECMIVGNDATVKGGSYYPLTVKKHLRAQTIAQQNRLPCIYLVDSGGANLPRQDEVFPDREHFGRIFFNQANMSAQGIPQIAVVMGSCTAGGAYVPAMSDETIMVRNQATIFLAGPPLVKAATGEVVSAEDLGGADVHCKTSGVADHYAEDDEHALAIARRCIANLNWTKQGQLNTRAPRAPLYAAEELYGVIPVDSKQPFDVREIIARLVDGSEFDEFKALFGTTLVCGFAHLHGYPVAILANNGILFAEAAQKGAHFIELACQRGIPLVFLQNITGFMVGQKYEAGGIAKHGAKLVTAVACAQVPKFTVIIGGSFGAGNYGMCGRAYDPRFLWMWPNARIGVMGGEQAAGVLAQVKREQAERAGNALSAEDEAKIKAPILEQYERQGHPYYSSARLWDDGVIDPAQTRDVLGLAISASLNAPVEATRFGVFRM, from the coding sequence ATGACCATCCTCGGCACCCAACTCAACACCCGTTCCCCGGAATACGCCGCCAACGCCGCGACCATGCTGGAGAACGTCCAGGACCTGCGCGCCCTGCTCGGCCGCGTCCACGAAGGCGGCGGCGCTGCCGCCCAGGCCAAGCACACCGCGCGCGGCAAGCTGCTGGTGCGCGAGCGCATCAACCGCCTGCTCGACGCCGGCTCGCCCTTCCTCGAAGTCTCCGCCCTCGCCGCCCACGAGGTGTACGGCGAAGACGTCGCCGCCGCCGGCGTGGTCGCCGGTATCGGCCGCGTGGAAGGCGTGGAATGCATGATCGTCGGCAACGACGCCACGGTGAAGGGCGGCAGCTATTACCCGCTGACCGTGAAGAAGCACCTGCGCGCCCAGACCATCGCCCAGCAGAACCGCCTGCCGTGCATCTACCTGGTGGACTCCGGCGGCGCCAACCTGCCGCGCCAGGACGAGGTGTTCCCCGACCGCGAGCACTTCGGCCGGATCTTCTTCAACCAGGCCAACATGAGCGCCCAGGGCATCCCGCAGATCGCCGTGGTGATGGGCTCCTGCACCGCCGGCGGCGCCTACGTGCCGGCGATGAGCGACGAGACCATCATGGTGCGCAACCAGGCCACCATCTTCCTCGCCGGCCCGCCGCTGGTGAAGGCCGCCACCGGCGAGGTGGTGAGCGCCGAGGACCTGGGCGGCGCCGACGTGCACTGCAAGACCTCCGGGGTGGCCGACCACTACGCCGAGGACGACGAGCACGCGCTGGCCATCGCCCGCCGCTGCATCGCCAACCTCAACTGGACCAAGCAGGGCCAGCTCAATACCCGCGCCCCGCGGGCGCCGCTGTATGCCGCCGAGGAGCTGTACGGGGTGATCCCGGTGGACAGCAAGCAGCCCTTCGACGTGCGCGAGATCATCGCCCGCCTGGTGGATGGCAGCGAGTTCGACGAGTTCAAGGCGCTGTTCGGCACCACCCTGGTGTGCGGCTTCGCCCACCTGCACGGCTACCCGGTGGCGATCCTGGCCAACAACGGCATCCTCTTCGCCGAGGCCGCGCAGAAAGGCGCGCACTTCATCGAACTGGCCTGCCAGCGCGGCATCCCGCTGGTGTTCCTGCAGAACATCACCGGCTTCATGGTCGGCCAGAAGTACGAGGCCGGCGGCATCGCCAAGCACGGCGCCAAGCTGGTCACCGCCGTGGCCTGCGCCCAGGTGCCGAAGTTCACCGTGATCATCGGCGGCAGCTTCGGCGCCGGCAACTACGGCATGTGCGGCCGCGCCTACGATCCGCGCTTCCTGTGGATGTGGCCCAACGCGCGGATCGGCGTGATGGGCGGCGAGCAGGCCGCCGGCGTGCTCGCCCAGGTCAAGCGCGAGCAGGCCGAACGCGCCGGTAATGCGCTGTCGGCCGAGGACGAGGCGAAGATCAAGGCGCCGATCCTCGAACAGTACGAGCGCCAGGGCCACCCCTACTATTCCAGCGCGCGGCTGTGGGACGACGGTGTCATCGACCCGGCCCAGACCCGCGACGTACTTGGCCTGGCCATTTCCGCCTCGCTCAACGCGCCTGTCGAAGCCACGCGCTTCGGCGTCTTCCGTATGTGA
- a CDS encoding OprD family porin: MSRSTLNHAAVLTALGSTLALSPQAFAEFLADSKASVELRNFYFNRDFRQGNATQSKQEEWAQGFLLRYESGYTEGTIGVGVDALGLLGVKLDSSPDRAGSGLLPRDKHKVNGAADDYSELGLTAKLRASKSTLKIGTLLPKLPTVLANDSRLLPQTFEGAHLNSAEFAGLTFDGGRLRQVSQRDSSNREDMTVTSGSARGIVATDTSDQFDFAGLSYKWTPQLTTGYSYAKLDGLYDQHIVNLLHVLPIAAGQSLKTDLRYARSDDDGHSNVDNRAFGAMLTYTLGGHGFGAGYQSMSGDTGFAYIAGTDAFLVNFVQIGDFANRDEKSWQARYDYDFAALGVPGLTFMTRYLSGDNIELGAGKPEGKEWERDTDIGYVVQSGPLKNLGVKWRNATVRSSHFGNDLDENRLILSYVLPLW, encoded by the coding sequence ATGAGCCGTTCCACGCTCAATCACGCTGCCGTTCTGACCGCCCTCGGTTCCACCCTCGCCCTCTCGCCCCAGGCCTTCGCCGAGTTCCTTGCCGACAGCAAGGCCAGCGTCGAGCTGCGCAACTTCTACTTCAACCGCGATTTCCGCCAGGGCAATGCCACGCAGTCCAAGCAGGAAGAGTGGGCGCAGGGCTTCCTGCTGCGCTACGAATCCGGCTACACCGAAGGCACCATCGGCGTGGGCGTGGACGCCCTCGGCCTGCTGGGCGTGAAGCTGGACTCCAGCCCCGACCGCGCCGGCTCCGGCCTGCTGCCGCGCGACAAACACAAGGTCAACGGCGCGGCCGACGACTACAGCGAACTGGGCCTGACCGCCAAGCTGCGCGCCTCCAAGAGCACCCTGAAGATCGGCACCCTGCTGCCCAAGCTGCCCACCGTGCTGGCCAACGATTCACGCCTGCTGCCACAGACCTTCGAAGGCGCGCACCTGAATTCCGCCGAGTTCGCCGGCCTGACCTTCGACGGCGGCCGTCTGCGCCAGGTGAGCCAGCGCGACTCCTCCAACCGCGAGGACATGACCGTCACCAGCGGCAGCGCGCGCGGCATCGTCGCCACCGATACCAGCGACCAGTTCGACTTCGCCGGCCTGAGCTACAAGTGGACGCCGCAACTGACCACCGGCTACAGCTACGCCAAGCTCGACGGACTCTACGACCAGCACATCGTCAACCTGCTGCACGTGCTGCCGATTGCCGCCGGCCAGTCGCTGAAGACCGACCTGCGCTACGCCCGCTCCGACGACGACGGCCACAGCAACGTCGACAACCGCGCCTTCGGCGCCATGCTCACCTACACCCTGGGCGGCCATGGCTTCGGCGCCGGCTACCAGTCCATGAGCGGCGACACCGGCTTCGCCTACATCGCCGGCACCGACGCCTTCCTGGTCAACTTCGTGCAGATCGGCGACTTCGCCAACCGCGACGAGAAATCCTGGCAGGCCCGCTACGACTACGATTTCGCCGCCCTGGGCGTACCCGGCCTGACCTTCATGACGCGCTACCTGTCCGGCGACAACATCGAGCTGGGCGCAGGCAAGCCCGAGGGCAAGGAGTGGGAGCGCGACACCGATATCGGCTATGTGGTGCAAAGCGGCCCGCTGAAGAACCTCGGCGTGAAGTGGCGCAACGCGACGGTGCGCTCCAGCCACTTCGGCAACGACCTGGACGAGAACCGCCTGATCCTCAGCTACGTGCTGCCACTGTGGTAA
- a CDS encoding gamma-carboxygeranoyl-CoA hydratase, which translates to MTDFQNIQLDIDPRGVANLWLNRPEKNNAFNAQTIAELIQALDIVAGEERVRLLVLRGRGKHFCGGADLSWMQESVQLDYQGNLNDAQQLAELLYNLHHLKKPTLAVVQGAAFGGGVGLVACCDMALAAEDAQFCLSEVRIGLIPATIGPFVTKAIGQRAATRYAMTAERFSGVRARELGLVDEHYPAAELEDEADAWIANLLSNSPAALVACKALFHEIGAGELKPELRRYTEAAIARIRISTEGQEGLRAFLDKRKPAWQEQV; encoded by the coding sequence ATGACCGATTTCCAGAACATCCAACTCGACATCGACCCGCGCGGCGTCGCCAACCTCTGGCTGAACCGCCCGGAAAAGAACAACGCCTTCAACGCCCAGACCATCGCCGAACTGATCCAGGCACTCGACATCGTCGCCGGCGAGGAGCGCGTGCGCCTGCTGGTGCTGCGCGGGCGCGGCAAGCACTTCTGCGGCGGCGCGGACCTTTCCTGGATGCAGGAATCCGTGCAGCTGGACTACCAGGGCAACCTGAACGACGCCCAGCAGCTCGCCGAACTGCTCTACAACCTGCACCACCTGAAGAAGCCGACCCTCGCCGTCGTCCAGGGCGCGGCCTTCGGCGGCGGCGTCGGGCTGGTGGCCTGCTGCGACATGGCCCTGGCCGCCGAGGACGCGCAGTTCTGCCTGTCCGAGGTGCGCATCGGCCTGATCCCGGCGACCATCGGCCCGTTCGTCACCAAGGCCATCGGCCAGCGCGCCGCCACCCGCTACGCCATGACCGCCGAACGCTTCAGCGGCGTGCGCGCCCGCGAGCTGGGCCTGGTGGACGAGCACTACCCGGCCGCCGAACTGGAGGACGAAGCCGACGCCTGGATCGCCAACCTGCTGAGCAACAGCCCGGCGGCGCTGGTGGCCTGCAAGGCGCTGTTCCACGAAATCGGCGCGGGCGAGCTCAAGCCCGAACTGCGCCGCTACACCGAAGCGGCCATCGCCCGCATCCGCATCAGCACCGAGGGACAGGAAGGCCTGCGCGCCTTCCTCGACAAACGCAAACCGGCCTGGCAGGAGCAAGTCTGA
- a CDS encoding sigma-54 interaction domain-containing protein, with protein sequence MTDTHSLKDYPSVRQLAIRSLFEIFEQFSEGTVIVDREARIVWINQRYAQRFGLDSAEQAIGRPVEQVIPGSLMREVVSSGRPMLLDILDMAKDPLVVMRVPIRDDAGVVIGGIGFALFDELRALSPLLTRYQRMQAELASTRSLLQARQAKYSFAHFIGTSPASLEVKRRARRGAASEAPILLLGETGTGKELLAHAIHASSPRADKPFVSINAAAIPETLLEAEFFGTAPGAFTGADRKGRAGKLQIAQGGTLFLDEIGDMPLALQSKLLRVLQEKEFEPVGSNEVLRSDIRLIAATSIDLDAAVREGRFRADLFYRINVLPIEIPPLRERLDDLPALCEAILDDLRDDRQALFELDAGGLALLARHAWPGNVRELRNLLERTVLLGDRPQIDAAALRAALGELQPLPSVTTTPAARLADGQDFYAARDAFERELIANTLAEHAGNVDAAARRLGLGRSTLYKKMAALGLQA encoded by the coding sequence ATGACCGACACCCACAGCCTCAAGGACTACCCCAGCGTCCGCCAACTGGCGATCCGCTCGTTGTTCGAGATCTTCGAGCAGTTCAGCGAAGGCACGGTGATCGTCGATCGCGAGGCGCGCATCGTCTGGATCAACCAACGCTACGCCCAGCGCTTCGGCCTGGACAGCGCCGAGCAGGCCATCGGCCGGCCGGTGGAACAGGTGATTCCCGGCAGCCTGATGCGCGAGGTGGTCAGCAGCGGCCGGCCGATGCTGCTGGACATCCTCGACATGGCGAAGGACCCGTTGGTGGTGATGCGCGTGCCGATCCGCGACGACGCAGGCGTTGTCATCGGCGGCATCGGCTTCGCCCTGTTCGACGAGTTGCGCGCGCTCTCGCCGCTGCTCACCCGCTACCAGCGCATGCAGGCCGAGCTGGCCTCGACGCGCTCGCTGCTGCAGGCGCGCCAGGCCAAGTACAGCTTCGCGCACTTCATCGGCACCAGCCCGGCCAGCCTGGAGGTGAAGCGCCGCGCGCGCCGCGGCGCCGCCAGCGAGGCGCCGATCCTGCTGCTGGGCGAAACCGGCACCGGCAAGGAACTGCTTGCCCATGCCATCCACGCCTCCTCCCCCCGCGCGGACAAACCCTTCGTCAGCATCAACGCCGCCGCCATTCCCGAGACCCTGCTGGAAGCCGAATTCTTCGGCACCGCGCCGGGCGCCTTCACCGGCGCCGACCGCAAGGGCCGCGCCGGCAAGCTGCAGATCGCCCAGGGCGGCACGCTGTTCCTCGACGAGATCGGCGACATGCCGCTGGCCCTGCAGAGCAAGCTGCTGCGCGTACTGCAGGAAAAGGAATTCGAGCCGGTCGGCTCCAACGAGGTGCTGCGCAGCGACATCCGCCTGATCGCTGCCACCTCCATCGACCTCGACGCCGCCGTGCGCGAGGGGCGCTTCCGCGCCGACCTGTTCTACCGCATCAACGTCCTGCCCATCGAGATTCCACCGCTGCGCGAACGCCTGGACGACCTGCCGGCGCTGTGCGAAGCCATCCTCGATGACCTGCGCGACGACCGCCAGGCGCTCTTCGAGCTCGATGCCGGCGGCCTCGCGCTGCTGGCCCGGCATGCCTGGCCGGGCAACGTGCGCGAGTTGCGCAACCTGCTCGAGCGCACCGTGCTGCTGGGCGACCGCCCGCAGATCGACGCCGCCGCCCTGCGCGCCGCGCTGGGCGAGCTGCAACCGCTGCCGAGCGTGACGACCACGCCGGCCGCCCGGCTGGCTGACGGACAGGACTTCTACGCAGCGCGGGACGCCTTCGAGCGCGAGCTGATCGCCAACACCCTGGCCGAACACGCCGGCAATGTCGACGCCGCCGCGCGCCGCCTGGGGCTGGGCCGCTCGACGCTGTACAAGAAGATGGCGGCGCTGGGCCTGCAGGCCTGA
- a CDS encoding 3-hydroxybutyrate dehydrogenase — protein MTLKGKTALVTGSTSGIGLGIAARLAQAGANVVVNGFGDIDAAVRELSVHGTRIGHHGADMAQPEQIAEMIAYVEREFGGLDILVNNAGIQHVAALEEFPVERWNAIIAINLSSVFHTTRLALPGMRQRGWGRILNIASTHGLVASAGKSAYVAAKHGVIGLTKTTALETATSAITCNAICPGWVLTPLVQQQIDARVQAGASPEQARHDLLAEKQPSLDFVTAEQLGELALFLCSEAAAQVRGAAWNMDGGWVAQ, from the coding sequence ATGACTCTCAAAGGCAAGACCGCACTGGTCACCGGCTCCACCAGCGGCATCGGCCTGGGCATCGCCGCGCGCCTCGCGCAGGCGGGCGCCAATGTGGTGGTCAATGGCTTCGGCGATATCGACGCGGCGGTGCGCGAGCTGTCGGTGCACGGCACGCGCATCGGCCACCACGGCGCGGACATGGCGCAACCGGAACAGATCGCCGAGATGATCGCCTACGTCGAACGCGAGTTCGGCGGCCTCGACATCCTGGTCAACAACGCCGGCATCCAGCATGTCGCGGCGCTGGAGGAGTTCCCCGTGGAGCGCTGGAACGCGATCATCGCCATCAACCTCTCCTCGGTATTCCACACCACCCGCCTGGCATTGCCGGGCATGCGCCAGCGCGGCTGGGGACGCATCCTCAACATCGCCTCCACCCACGGCCTGGTCGCCTCCGCCGGCAAGAGCGCCTACGTGGCCGCCAAGCACGGGGTGATCGGCCTGACCAAGACCACCGCCCTGGAAACCGCCACCAGCGCCATCACCTGCAACGCCATCTGCCCCGGCTGGGTGCTGACCCCACTGGTGCAGCAGCAGATCGATGCGCGGGTGCAGGCCGGCGCCAGCCCGGAGCAGGCGCGCCACGACCTGCTGGCGGAGAAGCAACCGTCGCTCGATTTCGTCACCGCCGAACAGCTCGGCGAGCTGGCGCTATTCTTGTGTTCAGAAGCCGCCGCCCAGGTCCGCGGCGCCGCCTGGAACATGGATGGCGGCTGGGTCGCGCAGTGA
- a CDS encoding acetyl/propionyl/methylcrotonyl-CoA carboxylase subunit alpha: MKKIDTLLVANRGEIACRVMRTAKALGLTTVAVHSATDRNARHVEEADIAIDLGGAKPAESYLRADAVLAAAKAAGAQAIHPGYGFLSENAGFARACEEAGLIFLGPPASAIDAMGSKSAAKALMETAGVPLVPGYHGEAQDYATFQREAQRIGYPVLLKAAAGGGGKGMKVVEREAELAEALASAQREAQSGFGDSRMLVEKYLTKPRHVEIQVFADQHGHCLYLNERDCSIQRRHQKVVEEAPAPGLSAELRAAMGESAVRAAQAIGYVGAGTVEFLYDEGSGQFFFMEMNTRLQVEHPVTEAITGLDLVAWQIRVARGEPLPITQEQVPLIGHAIEVRLYAEDPEGGFLPASGHLALYREPAAGPGRRVDSGIREGDDISPFYDPMLAKLIAWGENREEARQRLLSMLAETAVGGFKTNLAFLRRVLAHPAFAEGELDTGFIGRHQDALLPAATALPERFWQLAAEAWVQSEAARVRGDDAHSPWSAQSGWRSGLPGETDLHLLAKGESQVVRLRHADGQRIAQLDGQWLDVNDGEIRRRHQVIRRGDSLYLEWNGELVSVQRFDPIAEAEAAHSHQGGLGAPMNGSIVRILVEPGQSVEAGAALVVLEAMKMEHSIRAPHAGVVKSLYCSEGELVSEGTALVELEEAPA; this comes from the coding sequence ATGAAGAAGATCGATACCCTGCTGGTGGCCAACCGCGGCGAGATCGCCTGCCGCGTGATGCGCACCGCCAAGGCCCTGGGCCTGACCACCGTGGCCGTGCACAGCGCCACCGACCGTAACGCGCGCCACGTCGAGGAGGCGGACATCGCCATCGACCTGGGCGGGGCCAAGCCCGCCGAGAGCTACCTGCGCGCCGACGCCGTGCTGGCCGCCGCGAAAGCCGCCGGCGCCCAGGCCATCCACCCCGGCTACGGCTTCCTCTCGGAGAACGCCGGTTTCGCCCGCGCCTGCGAAGAGGCCGGGTTGATCTTCCTCGGCCCGCCGGCCAGCGCCATCGACGCCATGGGCAGCAAGTCCGCCGCCAAGGCGCTGATGGAAACCGCCGGCGTGCCGCTGGTGCCCGGCTACCACGGCGAGGCCCAGGACTACGCGACCTTCCAACGCGAGGCGCAGCGCATCGGCTACCCGGTGCTGCTCAAAGCCGCCGCCGGCGGTGGCGGCAAGGGCATGAAGGTGGTGGAGCGCGAGGCCGAACTGGCCGAGGCGCTGGCATCCGCCCAGCGTGAAGCGCAGTCCGGCTTCGGCGATTCGCGCATGCTGGTGGAGAAGTACCTGACCAAGCCTCGCCACGTGGAAATCCAGGTATTCGCCGACCAGCATGGCCATTGCCTGTACCTCAACGAGCGCGACTGCTCGATCCAGCGCCGCCACCAGAAAGTGGTGGAAGAAGCGCCCGCTCCTGGCCTCTCCGCCGAACTGCGCGCCGCCATGGGCGAGTCCGCTGTGCGCGCCGCCCAGGCCATCGGCTACGTCGGCGCCGGCACCGTGGAGTTCCTCTACGACGAAGGCAGCGGCCAGTTCTTCTTCATGGAAATGAACACCCGCCTGCAGGTCGAGCACCCGGTCACCGAAGCCATCACCGGCCTCGACCTGGTGGCCTGGCAGATCCGCGTCGCCCGTGGCGAGCCGCTGCCGATCACCCAGGAACAGGTGCCGCTGATCGGCCACGCCATCGAAGTGCGCCTCTACGCCGAAGACCCCGAAGGCGGCTTCCTCCCGGCCAGCGGTCACCTTGCGCTGTACCGCGAACCCGCCGCCGGCCCCGGCCGCCGGGTGGACAGCGGCATCCGCGAGGGCGATGACATCTCGCCGTTCTACGACCCGATGCTGGCCAAGCTGATCGCCTGGGGCGAGAACCGCGAGGAAGCGCGCCAGCGCCTGCTGTCGATGCTGGCTGAAACCGCCGTCGGCGGTTTCAAGACCAACCTGGCCTTCCTGCGCCGCGTGCTGGCCCACCCGGCCTTCGCCGAGGGCGAGCTGGATACCGGCTTCATCGGCCGCCACCAGGACGCCCTGCTGCCCGCCGCCACCGCCCTGCCCGAGCGCTTCTGGCAGCTCGCCGCCGAAGCCTGGGTGCAGAGCGAAGCCGCCCGCGTGCGCGGCGACGATGCCCACTCGCCGTGGTCCGCCCAGAGCGGCTGGCGCAGCGGCCTACCGGGAGAAACCGACCTGCACCTGCTGGCCAAGGGCGAGTCCCAGGTGGTGCGCCTGCGCCATGCCGATGGCCAGCGCATTGCGCAGCTCGACGGTCAGTGGCTGGATGTGAACGACGGTGAGATCCGCCGCCGTCACCAGGTGATCCGCCGGGGCGACAGCCTCTACCTGGAATGGAACGGCGAGCTGGTCAGCGTGCAGCGCTTCGACCCCATCGCCGAGGCCGAGGCCGCGCATTCGCACCAGGGCGGACTGGGCGCACCGATGAACGGCAGCATCGTGCGCATCCTGGTCGAACCCGGCCAGAGCGTCGAAGCCGGCGCCGCGCTGGTGGTGCTCGAAGCCATGAAAATGGAACACAGCATTCGCGCGCCGCACGCCGGCGTGGTGAAATCGCTGTATTGCAGCGAAGGCGAACTGGTGTCGGAAGGTACGGCGCTGGTGGAGCTGGAGGAGGCGCCGGCCTGA
- a CDS encoding hydroxymethylglutaryl-CoA lyase, whose product MTLPHSVRLVEVGPRDGLQNEKQPIAVADKVRLVDDLTAAGLSYIEVGSFVSPKWVPQMAGSAEVFAGIQQKAGVTYAALAPNMKGFEAALESRVKEVAVFAAASEAFSQKNINCSIKESLERFVPIMEAARQHGVRVRGYVSCVLGCPYQGEVDAEQVAAVAAELHAMGCYEVSLGDTIGVGTAGATRRMFEVVGQRVPRAQLAGHFHDTYGQATANIYSSLLEGIAVFDSSVAGLGGCPYAKGATGNVATEDVVYLLNGLGIHTGIDLDLLIDAGQRICAVLDKPNGSRVAKAQLSKR is encoded by the coding sequence ATGACCCTGCCCCATTCCGTCCGCCTCGTCGAAGTCGGCCCGCGCGACGGCCTGCAGAACGAGAAACAACCCATCGCCGTGGCTGACAAGGTGCGCCTGGTGGACGACCTGACCGCCGCCGGCCTCTCCTACATCGAAGTCGGCAGCTTCGTCTCGCCCAAGTGGGTGCCGCAGATGGCCGGCTCGGCCGAGGTCTTCGCCGGCATCCAGCAGAAGGCCGGCGTCACCTATGCCGCCTTGGCGCCGAACATGAAGGGCTTCGAGGCCGCGCTGGAATCGCGGGTCAAGGAAGTCGCGGTGTTCGCCGCCGCCTCCGAGGCCTTCTCGCAGAAGAACATCAACTGCTCGATCAAGGAGAGCCTGGAGCGCTTCGTGCCGATCATGGAAGCGGCGCGCCAGCATGGCGTGCGCGTGCGCGGCTACGTCTCCTGCGTGCTCGGCTGCCCCTACCAGGGCGAGGTGGACGCGGAACAGGTCGCCGCCGTCGCCGCGGAACTGCACGCCATGGGCTGCTACGAAGTCTCCCTGGGCGACACCATCGGCGTGGGCACCGCCGGCGCCACCCGCCGCATGTTCGAAGTGGTCGGCCAACGCGTGCCGCGCGCGCAGTTGGCCGGGCACTTCCACGACACCTACGGCCAGGCCACGGCGAACATCTATTCCAGCCTCCTGGAAGGCATCGCCGTGTTCGACAGCTCGGTCGCGGGCCTGGGCGGCTGCCCCTACGCCAAGGGTGCCACCGGCAACGTCGCCACCGAAGACGTGGTCTACCTGCTCAACGGCCTGGGGATCCACACCGGCATCGACCTGGACCTGCTGATCGACGCCGGCCAGCGCATCTGCGCCGTGCTCGACAAGCCCAATGGCTCGCGCGTGGCCAAGGCGCAGTTGTCCAAGCGCTGA